In the genome of Verrucomicrobiia bacterium, one region contains:
- a CDS encoding PEP-CTERM sorting domain-containing protein codes for MRVSSVRGLLVSAALVLPMVLVASSASAQIDLGAAGNYAVFGLGSTMSVGAADSSTLNTAEVYGDVAVGADTTNLTASGNGTFQKGFIQGNLYVDGPVTPASYDIVNKNFTVSGTVFGSTPANPGNNPDSVGTGTFNLSPAVQNAVDRSAFYAGLTGTSLGAINLNSANMTLTAGVYSATSFLENSGAILTITGAANSTLVLNVSGDFSFTKSFIVLQGGITSANVLFNITGGGTTVTVSGDNSLFFGTVLAVSRNITIDGLGTGSAQGVSVGPDGIPGTADDNTGYEGRVIGALSTSATTLDLILHSGAEVNVPEPTSYALVGVGLLGLLAIRRRK; via the coding sequence ATGCGAGTTTCGTCAGTTCGCGGACTTCTTGTTAGCGCAGCACTTGTGCTGCCGATGGTTCTTGTTGCTTCCAGTGCCTCCGCTCAAATCGATCTCGGCGCTGCCGGTAACTATGCGGTCTTTGGGCTTGGCTCAACGATGTCCGTCGGTGCCGCAGACTCTTCGACCCTCAACACAGCCGAAGTCTACGGTGATGTGGCCGTGGGCGCGGATACGACAAATCTCACCGCCAGCGGCAACGGCACCTTTCAAAAAGGATTCATCCAGGGCAACCTGTATGTGGACGGCCCGGTCACGCCCGCATCCTATGACATCGTCAACAAGAACTTCACGGTTTCCGGCACCGTATTTGGAAGTACGCCAGCCAACCCGGGCAACAACCCGGATAGCGTTGGGACGGGCACTTTTAATCTTTCGCCCGCCGTGCAGAATGCCGTCGACCGATCCGCGTTTTACGCCGGCTTGACCGGCACGTCGCTGGGCGCCATCAACCTGAATTCGGCCAACATGACGTTGACAGCGGGAGTTTATTCCGCCACGAGCTTCCTTGAAAACAGCGGCGCGATCCTGACGATCACCGGCGCGGCGAACTCCACTCTCGTCCTAAACGTCAGCGGCGACTTCAGCTTCACCAAGAGCTTTATCGTACTCCAGGGCGGCATTACGTCGGCCAACGTGCTTTTCAACATTACCGGCGGCGGTACGACTGTGACCGTCAGTGGTGACAATTCGCTCTTCTTTGGGACGGTTCTCGCGGTGAGCCGCAATATCACAATCGACGGACTGGGAACCGGTTCGGCGCAAGGCGTTAGCGTGGGGCCTGACGGTATCCCCGGAACCGCCGATGATAACACCGGTTATGAAGGGCGGGTCATTGGCGCCCTTTCCACCAGCGCCACTACCCTCGATCTGATCCTTCACTCGGGTGCCGAAGTCAACGTTCCGGAGCCGACGTCGTACGCTCTGGTGGGCGTGGGCTTGCTGGGACTGCTGGCTATCCGTCGCCGCAAGTAG
- a CDS encoding PEP-CTERM sorting domain-containing protein encodes MNIKHFSFFRRGLVVSASVVCVFVFLPIRANAGFSLGDASNYAVLFEGAGNHNFTVNSSANLDPVIQGNVGIGNLSNGTATVHLNNAVTVAGNLNFAGAISLANSGTGHNTGSTNANVSQVNTDLINLNALSATLGAEAGTALAISIGNNATQTVNASSGTLDGSGNDVFTISSMSFVAGSTLQISGSASDFVVLNYGAGVNTHFSGAITLSGGITPDHVLINIFNGANLMAGDTLLTAANNADQFVTYLDPNGTITINSVTIHGHLFGGDSSDMQITSNGGVVVPEPSSYALVGVGLLGLLGLRRRKK; translated from the coding sequence ATGAATATTAAGCACTTCAGTTTTTTCCGCCGTGGACTTGTAGTTTCGGCTTCCGTGGTCTGCGTTTTCGTTTTTCTGCCGATCCGGGCGAACGCTGGATTCAGCCTCGGCGATGCAAGCAATTACGCCGTGTTGTTCGAGGGTGCCGGTAATCATAATTTTACTGTTAATTCCAGCGCAAACCTGGATCCTGTGATTCAGGGCAACGTTGGCATTGGCAACTTGAGCAATGGTACTGCGACGGTGCATTTGAACAATGCAGTGACGGTTGCCGGCAATCTGAATTTTGCAGGGGCGATCAGCTTGGCGAACAGTGGCACGGGACACAATACTGGTTCGACCAACGCCAACGTTTCCCAAGTGAACACGGATCTCATCAACCTCAACGCTCTCTCCGCCACCCTGGGCGCCGAGGCCGGAACAGCTCTGGCGATCAGCATTGGGAACAATGCCACCCAGACTGTCAACGCCTCAAGTGGCACTCTCGATGGAAGCGGCAATGATGTCTTCACCATTAGCTCGATGAGTTTCGTTGCGGGCTCCACGCTTCAGATCAGCGGTAGTGCGAGTGATTTCGTGGTCCTGAACTATGGCGCTGGCGTAAACACCCACTTTAGCGGCGCGATCACGCTTTCCGGTGGGATCACACCCGACCACGTATTGATCAACATATTCAACGGTGCAAACCTCATGGCCGGCGACACCTTGCTGACAGCCGCGAACAATGCGGATCAATTTGTTACCTATTTGGATCCGAATGGCACCATCACTATCAACAGTGTGACGATTCACGGCCATCTGTTTGGTGGCGACAGCTCCGACATGCAGATCACTTCCAATGGGGGCGTCGTGGTTCCCGAGCCGTCATCGTACGCGCTGGTGGGCGTGGGCTTGCTGGGATTGCTGGGCCTCCGTCGTCGCAAGAAGTAA
- a CDS encoding PEP-CTERM sorting domain-containing protein codes for MGIEHFFCRGGFAALVVLLCASIFLPGKCDAGFSLGDASHYAVLYEGAGAHNLQINSSPVNGSTIFGDIGLGSLSNGFPTAQFNNPAVINGNINFSSNISISANAVINGTTNAHVSQVNTDLINLNALSATLGAEAGTALNISIANNATQTVNAASGTLDGSGNDVFTVGSMSFVNGATLIVNGSASQFVVLNFNFNSHFSGAIKLTGGITPDQVLFNLIGGANLTGGDTLQFAANGVSQSGTFLDPNGTITMNSVNLTGHVFGGDSSDMQIVSGGTVTVPEPSSYALVGVGLVGLLAVRRKK; via the coding sequence ATGGGTATTGAGCACTTTTTTTGTCGGGGCGGTTTTGCAGCACTTGTTGTCTTGTTGTGCGCCTCGATTTTTCTACCGGGTAAATGTGATGCCGGGTTCTCTCTCGGCGATGCCTCTCACTATGCAGTGCTCTACGAGGGAGCTGGCGCCCATAATTTGCAGATCAATAGCAGTCCGGTCAACGGCAGCACGATCTTCGGCGATATCGGTCTTGGGAGCTTATCTAACGGTTTTCCGACGGCACAATTCAACAATCCGGCGGTAATTAATGGCAACATTAATTTCTCATCGAACATCAGTATTAGCGCTAACGCTGTTATTAATGGCACGACCAACGCGCATGTTTCCCAGGTGAACACGGACCTCATCAACCTCAATGCCCTCTCCGCCACACTGGGCGCCGAGGCCGGAACAGCCCTGAACATCAGCATTGCGAACAATGCCACCCAGACTGTCAACGCCGCCAGCGGCACTCTCGATGGAAGCGGCAACGACGTGTTCACCGTTGGCTCGATGAGTTTCGTTAACGGAGCCACGCTCATCGTCAATGGTAGTGCGAGCCAGTTCGTGGTTCTTAACTTCAACTTCAATTCCCATTTTTCCGGGGCCATCAAACTCACCGGTGGAATCACTCCCGACCAGGTCTTGTTCAACCTGATCGGCGGGGCGAACCTTACGGGCGGCGACACCCTGCAATTTGCCGCGAACGGCGTGAGTCAATCCGGCACATTTCTGGATCCGAATGGCACGATCACAATGAACAGTGTAAATCTGACGGGTCACGTCTTCGGTGGAGACTCCAGTGACATGCAGATCGTCTCCGGCGGAACAGTCACCGTCCCCGAGCCGTCATCCTACGCGTTGGTGGGCGTGGGCTTGGTAGGATTACTCGCTGTACGTCGCAAGAAGTAA
- a CDS encoding pilus assembly protein TadG-related protein, with translation MNPRHSRAADRSGQVLVLVVIALVALIGFAALAIDVGHAYTQRRQLQNAADAAALAGARLVCASGSDSAIWSEVQNYVNSNSNHLSAITVTAYYTTASGAHTGGTLPNGSVPSDATGVEVSTRSTTPAYFGRVVGFAAFQPAAVGAAKCSKGIPAIFANKCGQPSNSKVIDWSGGTYLVIGDIRSNSDLNMSGSNNTISNSTISTGSGGVSPAGLAGKATTPSSSFTTDTSCQPYPVTFNIADYAPGGSQAVAAGATYYHSIVGNSSLSTYVHSGVMDPGIYYVAGNVNFATPSVTANVTIVATGSIIISSGSSTWTPYAQGLLYYSAISDASAPGHIALNVSGSGSSWTGIIYAPNSGINMSGSSNASLQGNLLGYTVKLSGSSLLINSGSAGPSGVYLYE, from the coding sequence GTGAACCCTCGCCACAGCCGGGCCGCAGATCGCTCGGGCCAGGTGCTGGTGCTGGTCGTTATCGCGTTGGTGGCTCTTATTGGATTCGCGGCCCTGGCGATCGACGTCGGGCATGCCTATACGCAACGCCGGCAACTACAAAATGCCGCGGATGCGGCGGCCCTGGCAGGCGCCCGACTCGTGTGCGCCAGCGGATCCGACTCTGCGATCTGGTCGGAGGTCCAAAACTATGTGAACTCCAATTCAAATCACTTGAGCGCCATTACGGTGACCGCCTACTATACAACCGCCAGCGGCGCGCATACCGGTGGCACGCTTCCGAACGGATCCGTTCCTTCGGACGCAACGGGGGTGGAGGTAAGCACCAGAAGCACGACTCCGGCATACTTCGGGAGGGTTGTTGGCTTTGCAGCGTTCCAGCCGGCCGCTGTTGGCGCCGCCAAATGCTCCAAAGGGATCCCGGCGATCTTTGCTAACAAGTGCGGCCAGCCCAGCAACAGCAAGGTCATCGACTGGAGTGGCGGCACCTATCTGGTTATAGGGGACATCCGTTCGAACAGCGATCTCAACATGTCCGGCTCAAATAACACCATCTCAAACTCGACAATTTCGACGGGAAGCGGAGGGGTGAGTCCAGCCGGGCTGGCGGGGAAAGCAACAACCCCTTCCAGTTCGTTCACCACGGATACTTCTTGCCAGCCGTATCCGGTGACGTTCAACATCGCCGACTACGCGCCCGGAGGCTCACAAGCCGTGGCGGCCGGAGCCACTTATTATCATAGCATTGTCGGCAACAGCAGCCTGTCAACGTACGTGCACAGCGGCGTAATGGATCCCGGCATCTATTATGTGGCCGGGAATGTGAATTTCGCCACCCCCTCCGTCACCGCGAATGTGACGATTGTGGCAACGGGCTCCATTATCATCAGCAGCGGCAGTTCCACTTGGACACCGTACGCTCAGGGGCTGCTTTACTACTCTGCCATTTCCGACGCGTCGGCCCCCGGCCATATAGCGCTGAACGTTTCCGGCAGCGGTTCTTCGTGGACTGGCATCATCTACGCCCCGAACTCCGGAATTAACATGTCGGGCTCGTCGAACGCTTCGCTCCAAGGTAACTTGCTCGGCTACACCGTGAAGCTTTCGGGCTCGTCCCTTTTGATCAATTCGGGGTCAGCCGGCCCGTCGGGCGTGTACCTGTACGAATAG
- a CDS encoding TadE family protein, translating to MRNITETRHKRRPDGQRSQRGAVLVEFGLVASIVILLTLSVFQIGFIYFAINDLNNAARDGARYGSIHPSDDSLIKTNVVKHLSFANNSQVHIDITRPDGNTNADSRITVTLQYTIPSFMPLFGSHSITNSSTMRIERQS from the coding sequence GTGAGAAACATAACTGAGACGCGCCACAAAAGGAGACCCGACGGTCAGCGATCCCAACGCGGGGCGGTGCTCGTGGAGTTCGGCCTGGTCGCGTCGATTGTGATCCTCCTGACGCTCAGTGTATTTCAAATCGGGTTCATCTATTTCGCAATCAATGACCTGAACAATGCCGCCCGCGATGGCGCTCGATACGGTTCGATACACCCCAGCGATGACAGCCTGATTAAGACCAACGTCGTGAAACACCTCTCCTTCGCGAACAATTCGCAGGTTCATATCGATATAACGCGTCCCGACGGCAACACCAATGCGGACAGCCGAATCACGGTGACACTCCAGTACACGATACCGTCGTTTATGCCATTGTTCGGGTCACATTCCATTACCAACAGTTCCACCATGCGGATTGAGAGGCAGTCATGA
- a CDS encoding TadE/TadG family type IV pilus assembly protein: MTPPQRRDRSNGSALVEMALSLPLCVVLIGGALTFGSAFSKVDVIENAARQGARYGATQPTDVSGIKARVLEEAVGSGVTIDSNKITVTTSLGTTSGAPITVRIAFSFSPILLPLLQANGIVGTNVVTFTRDCTMVIF, from the coding sequence GTGACACCGCCACAAAGGCGAGATCGGTCAAATGGTTCCGCGTTGGTCGAGATGGCGCTCAGCCTGCCTCTTTGCGTTGTTTTGATCGGCGGGGCCCTCACTTTTGGGAGTGCATTCAGCAAAGTTGACGTCATCGAAAACGCCGCGCGACAAGGGGCGCGATATGGCGCAACTCAGCCAACCGATGTCAGTGGAATAAAGGCCCGTGTCCTGGAAGAAGCTGTTGGTTCGGGTGTAACGATCGATTCGAACAAGATCACCGTCACCACGTCTTTGGGGACCACCTCGGGTGCTCCGATCACGGTTAGGATAGCGTTCAGCTTTTCACCGATCTTGCTCCCTCTGTTGCAGGCAAACGGCATTGTCGGCACAAACGTAGTCACGTTTACTCGCGACTGCACGATGGTCATCTTTTAA
- a CDS encoding PEP-CTERM sorting domain-containing protein: protein MASTLMRTRTTSTHIQVSFLRFFIALTLAACVFAAIPAKATITFGGSNAVQMLSAIATFSNSGSLLTITLVNTYTGDTPDQAHVLTGLFFSGADGLTPVSATAGAGSVEWIGTTSSLAPGPSVLGEEWKYASGPHNPSGATAGIASSGYNNNFDVGNFASPGDMLDGSAYGILSTGYAGSDLGGLGSKTYIQPSMVFVLSGWSGSLGAITNVNFQYGTALSEPNLPGTLVPEPSSMALVGAGLVGLLVIRRRKK from the coding sequence ATGGCAAGTACACTTATGAGGACAAGGACAACTTCCACACACATTCAGGTTTCCTTTCTCAGATTCTTCATCGCTTTGACATTGGCCGCCTGCGTTTTCGCAGCGATCCCGGCGAAAGCCACCATAACATTCGGCGGCTCGAATGCAGTCCAGATGCTGAGTGCGATTGCGACATTTTCCAACAGTGGAAGCCTGTTGACAATAACCCTCGTGAACACGTACACGGGAGACACGCCCGATCAGGCCCATGTATTAACCGGCCTTTTCTTTTCCGGCGCTGACGGTTTGACGCCAGTCTCTGCCACGGCTGGCGCGGGAAGCGTCGAATGGATCGGAACAACGTCTTCCCTGGCCCCGGGTCCAAGCGTTCTTGGAGAGGAATGGAAGTATGCGAGCGGTCCTCATAACCCAAGTGGGGCGACCGCGGGCATCGCTAGCTCGGGCTACAATAATAATTTTGATGTCGGGAATTTCGCCAGCCCCGGTGACATGCTGGATGGCTCGGCTTATGGGATACTGTCGACGGGCTATGCCGGTTCGGATCTGGGCGGGTTGGGCAGTAAGACATACATACAGCCTTCCATGGTCTTTGTCCTCAGCGGCTGGAGCGGCAGCCTGGGCGCCATCACCAACGTGAACTTCCAGTACGGCACGGCACTAAGTGAGCCAAACCTGCCGGGAACTCTCGTTCCCGAACCCAGCAGCATGGCGTTGGTGGGTGCGGGCTTGGTCGGCTTGCTCGTCATCCGTCGGCGCAAAAAATAA
- a CDS encoding MFS transporter has translation MDRPRNDSPHPTRIRYGVLGFMLVLTAIAYLDRVCISTAAPAMKTDLGLNDAQMGRVFSAFTFAYALMEIPSGWLADRFGPRLMLTRIVVWWSVMTAVTGLATGFVSLFLIRMLFGVGEAGCFPSMARAFARWLPAREHGRAFGLAVMTGALGGAITQPLVVWMLNRMHWRHTFPIFGCVGMVWALAWYWWFRDDPHRHAAVNEAELRAIGCQPPTPHERVPWRSLLANPSVWAVCFMYFGVIYGWYFFLTWLPTYLMRARGFDLQHAGWLSSLPLIGIATGVLCGGLVSDVLVRRLGLKIGRRLPGIVGLPLAAITMFAAVYTSNPIAAAWLLALAALLAALAVAPGWAVCLEIGGIHSGVVSGMMNMLGNLGGAISPLVIGEWLQRHGAWNLSLMTVAACYVLAALCWLAVDPTKRLPLSL, from the coding sequence GTGGATCGCCCCCGCAACGATTCGCCTCATCCCACTCGCATCCGCTACGGCGTGCTGGGTTTCATGCTGGTACTCACCGCCATCGCCTATCTCGACCGCGTTTGCATTTCCACCGCTGCGCCCGCCATGAAGACCGACCTGGGCCTCAACGACGCGCAGATGGGTCGCGTCTTCAGCGCCTTCACGTTCGCCTATGCGCTGATGGAGATACCGAGCGGATGGCTGGCGGATCGATTCGGCCCGCGGCTGATGCTGACGCGCATCGTAGTTTGGTGGTCTGTAATGACCGCCGTGACAGGTTTGGCGACGGGATTCGTCTCCCTGTTCCTGATTCGTATGCTGTTTGGCGTCGGTGAAGCGGGCTGTTTTCCCTCCATGGCCCGGGCGTTCGCGCGCTGGCTTCCCGCCCGCGAACATGGACGTGCGTTCGGCTTGGCGGTAATGACCGGCGCGCTCGGCGGCGCAATCACTCAGCCGCTGGTCGTTTGGATGCTGAATCGAATGCACTGGCGGCACACCTTCCCCATCTTCGGCTGTGTGGGTATGGTCTGGGCGCTCGCGTGGTACTGGTGGTTCCGTGACGATCCGCACCGCCACGCCGCGGTGAACGAAGCGGAACTGCGGGCGATCGGCTGTCAGCCGCCGACGCCTCACGAGCGCGTGCCGTGGCGGAGTCTGTTGGCCAACCCCAGCGTCTGGGCCGTGTGCTTTATGTATTTCGGCGTGATCTATGGCTGGTACTTTTTCCTCACATGGTTGCCAACGTACCTGATGCGCGCGCGCGGATTTGATCTACAACACGCGGGCTGGCTATCATCACTCCCGCTGATTGGCATCGCCACCGGCGTCCTCTGCGGCGGTCTCGTCAGCGACGTGCTCGTCCGCCGTCTCGGTCTGAAGATCGGCCGACGCCTACCGGGCATCGTCGGCCTGCCCCTGGCCGCAATCACGATGTTCGCCGCCGTGTACACGTCCAACCCCATCGCCGCCGCATGGCTGCTCGCGCTGGCTGCACTGCTCGCGGCCTTGGCCGTCGCTCCGGGCTGGGCCGTCTGCCTTGAAATCGGCGGCATCCACTCCGGCGTGGTCAGCGGCATGATGAACATGCTCGGGAATCTCGGCGGTGCGATCAGTCCGCTGGTGATCGGCGAATGGCTCCAACGCCACGGCGCGTGGAACCTGTCATTAATGACCGTCGCCGCCTGTTACGTCCTGGCCGCCCTCTGCTGGCTGGCCGTCGACCCCACGAAACGGCTTCCGTTGTCCCTGTAG